CGCCAGCGTATCCATTTTATCGAGGTCATTAAAACCTTGCTCAACATAGCCTGATCCTGTTCCTTGCTTGTTTCTAACGGTTACCGAAAAAGAAACATCGGTACCTTTATTATAGGCGAACAAACCTTTAGAATTCATGATCGCGTTAAAACGGGTTGAGTTTTCCAAGAAACCAGCTGCATCTAAACCCGCTGCTTTGGATACACTTAAACTTTTTCCTACCATTTCTGCCCTGGTATCAGGTGTCATAGCGGCAGTTTTAGCATTGTACGTATTCGATTCTGCAAAAGTCTGCGGGCCTAATGGAGGCATAAACTCAGGATTTTCTGGTGCCAGCATAGCCAGTTCTTCTGCTCTTTTTACTACTTTTTGCAAAGAGGCATCATCAAATTCGTTAATGGTAGCTGTACCTGTTTTTTTACCAAAAGTGGAGCTTACCCCTAAACTCATGGTGCTGATCTGACCTGCGGTGGAAACAGCGTTACGGGCATAACGGATATTTCCGCCATCAGAACCGTTTAAACCTACTTCGCAGAAATCGGCTTTAGAAAAACCGATTACCTTTTTTAATATCGCTTGGGCTTCTTCTTTACTTAATATGGCCATAATTATATTTTTCTTGCTGTATTGATAACATTAACTCCATTAAACCGGGTAGTGGCACTGCCATGCGAAACGGCACTGCTTTGAGAAGGCTGACCTTTTCCATCATTAAAAGAGCCACCTAAACGGTAATCGCTTTCATCGCAAATGGCGTTACAGGAGTTCCAGAACTCTTGTGTGTTAGCCTGATAAGCCACATCGTTAAGCATGCCTACAATTTTACCTTCTTTAATTTCGTAGAAAATCTGTCCACCGAACTGGAAATTGTAACGTTGTTGATCGATAGAAAAACTTCCATCACCGATGATGTAAATGCCTTTTTCTACATTTTTGATCATATCATCAACACTTAGTTTTTCTTTACCTGGTTGTAACGAAACATTTGGCATGCGCTGGAACTGAACATCATCCCAGCCCTGCGAATAACAGCAGCCATTAGATTCCGTTAAACCGATAATGTGTGCCTGATCACGGATGGCCTGATAACTTACCAAAACACCGTCTTTGATCAGATCCCATTTCTTGCATTTTACACCTTCATCATCATAACCCACAGCACCTAAAGAACCGACCTGGGTTTTATCGGCTACAATATTTACTTTATCGCTGCCAAACTTGAATTTTTTCGATTCCCATTTATCTAAAGTAAGGAAACTGGTACCTGCGTAATTAGCTTCGTAGCCTAAAACACGGTCTAATTCTGTCGGGTGACCAACAGATTCGTGGATGGTTAACCAAAGGTGAGAAGGATCTAAAACCAGATCGTATTTACCTGGCTCAACCGATTTTGCCTTTACTTTTTCTGTTGCTACACGGGCTGCTTCTTTTACATCTTCCAGCATATCATAACGGCCTTTATAACGGGTTACAATACCGGTAACCTTATCTTCAGGACGGGCATGCATATATTCGTAGCCTTTGCCAGAGGGAGCGCTTAATGCATTACGTGTTTTAAATTTACCCGATTCGCGGTCAACTTTGGTTACGTTAAAGGTTGGGTAAATGCGGTGAACGTCCTGATCAATGTAAGAACCATCGGTAGAAGCGAAGTATTTCTGCTCGTTAACGGCAAAAATAACGGAGTTTATAAAGTTGGCCCCATTCTGCATAGCTACATCGTTCACGTTTAAAAGCAGGTCTACTTTTTCTTTTACCGGAACTTCGAAGGCGTTAATTTCGATAGGTGTTTTCCAGCTTACTTCGCCATAACCTTTTTGAGGAGCCAGTTGAATTGGTTCGCCCTGTATTTTCGCATTTGCTTTTGCAACGGCAACCGCTTGTTCTGCTGCTTTGGCAATAGCATCTTTAGTTACATGGTTTGTAGCTGCAAAGCCCCAACAGCCGTTGGCTAAAACACGGATGCCTACGCCATACGATTCGGTATTGGCAACACCTTGAACACGTTTTTCGCGGGTGGCAACAAATTGGTTTAAATAACGCCCGATGCGGATGTCGGCATAAGTTGCACCTTTCGATTTTGCTGCATTTAAAGCAACATCAGCCAGTTCCTTTTTAATTTTTACATCTACTCCATCTAAGGCCTGTAAAGGATCTATGGGAGTTCCGAATGCTGAAAGGTCGGGCAGGAGTAGGGCACCCATACCCATTCCGGATAAGTAGAGGAAATCTTTTCTTTTCAATTGGTTGAATTTAGTTAGTTTACGATTTCAATATAGCCAAATTATGTGGCGAAAAGTGAAAATCGATTATAACATTTTAGTTTCAAAGCTGAAAAAGGAGATGTTTTTTCTGTTGAGGCGTTTTTAACCACGAATGAGCACAGATTTTAGTTGTTTTTTAGATGTTTACTGTCATTTTGAACGCAGTGAAGAATCTTTTAGTCGTACTAGCTTATTCAAAGGCTTTATCTGAGTTCTGTATTTCATTGGAGATAGATCCTTCACTACGCTTAGAACAGCAACTTGTCTCCTTTAAACTGCCAAAACCCTCGCTTCGTACCATAAAAAGGCAGCGGCAATTAAAAATGCGGTGAAAAACCACCAGATCGAAACCTCTTCTTCTATAACGGTGTCTGTTAATTTGTTTTTGGCTTCAGTAGTATTCAAGTTTTTAATAAACTGATGTGTTTCATCCAGTTTTTGTTGATTTTTGAGTGCTTCCCAGTTTGTTTTTTTATAGATGTATACTGGCGCGATGGTTTGATTCAACGCTAAATTATCCCAGCCTGATTTTTGCGGCCAATAGAAAGCATCCCACTGAAAGGGAAGCTCCATGTTTTGCCTTGGACTTAGTGAAATACTGTCTATTTTTAATATTGATATCCGGTTTGATTCAGCCAAATCGGCAATAATCCTCATTTTTTGGCCAATAGCAGGGAATTGAGGAATGATGTTTACAGCCTGAATGTCGTTTCTTTTTCTTGCAGCATTGGCCAAAAGTTTAGACCAATAAGTTGCATAATCTATTTTTTGCCCTGAAAGTAACCAATTGAATGTAGAGGAAAGCGTAGAAACCAATACTTTGCCATATCCGTTAATGCTGCTGTTTACTACTGTTTTTCCATAGGCATCTACAATAAGGGGTTGATCACTTTGGTTGGACTTTAAAAATAACGTCTGTTCAATCGGCAAGGGACTAAATTTGAAATAATCTTCCTTTAGGCTCAACGGTTTGCCTTTTAAAACTGGAGATTCAAAACGGCTAAATTTACCACTGAGTGTGGTTGAGGCTTTTACATTCGAAACCCTGATCAACAATCCCATTCCATTATTAACTGCAAAATCTATTGATGACCTTTCGCTGGGGCTAATAGCTGCAAATTCTTCTTCATCAATAATCAGGATATCGAATTTTTTTAAAGATAATGTATTAATCTGGTTAAGGTTTGTACTATCTGTGTTGAGGAAATCGAAAGCATATTTATTTTTGCTAATCTGACTTCTGAAAGCCAATGGATATTGATTTTCGTACAGCCAGTTTTTTAAAAATTTATATTCGAAATCTGGAAAAGAAGCCAGAATTAAAACTTTCATCGGCGCTTGGTCGTCAACTTGCACAGGAACTGGTTCTTTTGCCAGCGTATCTTTTTTTTGTAAAGTAATTAATTCATAAACAGCTTTCCCTGTTTGTTTTGGCGTAGTTTTAAAAGAGAAAGCTTTACTCGATTTTGCTTCAATAACAATAGAATCTACCGTTTTACCTAAACCTTTAAGCAAAAGTTTTACCGATTCATTGCCCGAATTTTGATAAGTCCCCTGAACTTGTAATAATTCGGTAGTTTTTGATTTGGCTGGCCAATTGGCAGCGATTATACCTGTGGGACGTGCAGAAGGGCGGAAAGTGATCTGGTACCCTTTTAGCTGTTCCAATTCAGCTGTGTTTAATCCGTATCCGTAAACATTCAGCTTCCGGATGTTGGGATTCGATTTTAAGAAATAAGAAAGATCAGGAATATGTATGGTCTTCGTATTTTTTAAATCTAGAGATGAAAGTGCATATTTCTTTCCTTTTAAGTTGGCAATTGAATCAAGGTTGGTGCCTTCGGTGAGTAAAATAATCTCATCTGTGTTTTGTGGTGCATGTGTTTCAAACTTAATCGGTACAATTAAAAGCACAAAGCAGCTCACTGTGATAATGTTGGCAAAAATACGCCAGATTAACCTTGCTTTATTTGCCCTGCGGATTTCTTTATAGAGTAAAAAGGTCAATAAAATTAACCCAACCAGAATAACGATGTATTTAAACTCCATATCTATTTACCAGCTTTGTTGAGGTTATTAAAATAGTTCTGGTACAATGCCGCGGCTGGGTTAGTACTTTGTATTTGTGGTTTAGCCTGTTCGGTACTGATCATTTTTTGTATGGCTCGTTGAACCAGATCGATATCGTTAATCATCAGTTTATTGGTTGTACTTAACTTTCTTAAACTACTTAGGGCACTTAAATAAGTGGAAGGATGATCTGCTGCTGAACCAATCATATATTTCTCTGTTTCGCTGAGTAAGGATTGATCTTGCTCGCTGAACTTTTTGCCTGTTTTTCTGCTTTCTAACAAGGCGATTGCTGCTTTTAAAGAAGCTGTCCTTTTTTCTTTTTGCTCAAACGACATTTTCTGTACTGGTTGTGTAATCTTGTCCAGTTCTCCGCTTAAGCGTTTTTCAGGTTTTAGTGCAGCCGTTTTTACGGTAGTTTTAGCCACATAAGCCCGCGACTTTTGCTGCAGGTCTTTGAGCAGCCTCAGCGCTTTATATTCGTAAGGTAGTGCTTCCTGGGGTTTATAGGTTCTTAAGCGAAGCTCGGCATTCCACATTTCAGTTAAAACCGCCTTTAACTGTGCCTTCATTTCTGGTTCGAAGAAGGTAGCGTCTTCTGCGATATCATGTTTATGGGCGTATTTGCCCATAATGGTGCTCACATCACCAAACTTCTCATCTCCACCCTTATGTTCTGCATGCTCATCGTGGTCATCATGATCGCCACCAATTTCAGTTTCGTTTTCTTCACCTAAAAACTGTCCGTAACGTAACCTTAATAACTTTTGGTCAATACCTAAGTCATTACTTCTGTTTTTAAATGTCTGAGCAGGTAATGATGATTGTTCTTTCAATAACTTCTCGGTATCAATAATAATCTGCCTTTCGCTTCTAAAATACTCCGGAACCAGGTTAACGCCATTGGTCATTCCGGCTAAACTCATTAATTCGGCAGTATCTACAATGGAAACAAAATAAACATCAGAGCGGCTAGATTGTCCATGGTTATCCATTGCTTTGATGAAAAAATAAAGCTCATCGCCCGGCTTCATGCCGAGGCTTTTTAAATCGATCAATTTGGCAAGTGCAATGCTTTTTTTGTTGTCGAAATTGGTGTTGAAAGAAAGCTTTTTCTCGGTAAAACTCACACCTTCACCTTTGCCGCTGGCCATTGTTGCCGATATAAAAGCATCATTAATGCCGTAATCATCAGTAAGTGATACATTCAGGTTAATTTTTTGCGGCTGACCAATATCAATAGTGGTGTGCTGTTTAGGCTGCGTAATTTTAATCGTAACGGGTAAATCAGGAATGATCTCGATCTGGTAGAGATCTGATTTTTTACCATCCAGATCTAATTGGTAAAAACCAGATTTGTTGACGGTTTTACTGTAGCTCCATTGCGTATGTGATGCGTTTAAGGCTTTTAGCGAAACAATTTCGTTATCGTTAAAGATGATTTTCAGTTTTTTAATGCCAATGTTCGTTTCTATTTTCCAATTTATTTTAGCACCTGTTTCTGCAGTAATAGTAAATTGCTTTTGTTTACGCTCGGTTTTTTGAGTATAGGCAGGCGGAATGATGGTTGCGCTGAAATCGGAAATTTCTGCTGGAATATTTTCTTTAATTGCCGGAATTTGGCTTGCCTTTTCATGAAAATTTAAAGGTTCACTTTTATGCAAAGAGATTTGGCTAATACCAATGCTGATGAGCAATCCTACAAGAAGGATAATCAAGCCGAAATATAATTTTTTTGCTGGTTCTTTTGGCTGTGGGAGGTTAGGGATTATATTTTCGATTTTGCTACGCTGTAATTGTTGTAACATCGATAGTTCAATCTCATTCTTAAGTAGCAGATCAGCACTTTCTTCAAATTCAGGGTACTGGTTGTTTACAAATCTCGAAACATCATGGTCGGTGGTTTTCCAAATGGGTTTACTGAATAAAAGAATAATCAGAACAACAGGAAAAACCAGTGCAAAAAGCCATGGCGAAAAATGAAATAAATATACTGCAATGGCCGATAAAACCAAGGCTATGGCTAAAGCAATTGCTACGGTGCCAATCAGGTAAAAGCTAATCCACTTTTTCCTGAGGTTACTGATCCAATTTTGTCCTTCAGCTTTTAACATAATTCGGTTTTTTTCTGAATGATAAAATACGTTCGGTAACGAAAATCAATAAGGCTGCTATCCAAAATAAAGTTCCAAGCGCTTTATTTTGAGTGGTTCTTACAGTCGATTCGGCGTTGTTGGACTGAAAGGCATTTTTTTGCCTGGCCGATAAATGTCGTTGATCGGCAGAGTTGTCTTCGAAACCAAAGTCTGTCGAATTTTCAACTCTGATTACAATGGGCATCATTGCTTTCACAAATACACCATCCCAAACCAATTCGTTCCACTGCGGGTTAAATCGGCTATAAAAGTGAAAGATATGTAAGGCGTCAGCCTTTTCATTTGTCAATACTGCATTTCCAAAACCATCAGTCCATATTTTTTCGGCCTGACTGGTCGATGTAATTCTTTTACTCAATTTAATATGATGGCCATCTAAGTTCATAAATGAGGGTTCGACAATTACTTTCCCGTTTTCATATTGAAATAGGGCTCCACGCGGTGCAATTGAAGATTTGAAGTTTGTAGCTACTGCATCACCTGATAACCAAAAACCAATATCTACTTTCCCCGAAGCAGGGTTAATGACGATTTTTCGCTTCGTAAAGTCGCCAATGGCTTTTAAAGCAGCGATGAGGTATTTCCCATCTGCAGTTCCGGAAGTTTGATGTATGGCGATGTTTATCGGTGCTTCATCTCCCAAATTTAAAGCTTGGTATGTGGTATTGGATGGGCTTGATTTTGCTTCATATTTCTTTCCCGCATATTCGGCGATCCAGCTGCTTAAAGTATCAGTTTGGTTTAATGGTATCCAATTCAACTTGTAGTTAAGGGTTGGCAATTCATTACCAAAACGGCTTAAGCGGTGATCTGCAAAAAGATAAACGGTAGCACCTGCCGGAACAAAATGATTAGCAGCACTTAGTAAAGCTGTATAACTTAGGCTATTGGTCTGTTTTGCGTGATTATCGGCAGTATCTTTTAGGGTTAATGGTGCAAAACCAAGATTAAAATCATGGATTTCGTAACCTTTTTTTAGTAATGAATCGATCGTTTTTTTATTCGAATTAAAAACCTGTTGAAAAGTGGCTTTATCAGCTAAAATCCATCCATTTTTACTATTAGCCGGAATAATTTTTTTTAGGTAAGGTTGCGCCAGAAGAAATGCCAATAATGCCAAAAGCAAACAGCGTAGTAACAATAATAGCCAATCGTTAATTTTAAAGCTTTTTGAGCTTGCCCTCGAGCTTTCGCCAAGTAGTGCAATGCTGCCAACCTTAATTGTTTTGCCCAGTTTAACATTCCACAAGTGGATAATGAGCGGAACAATTAATCCTGCAAGCGCCAATAAACCTATGGGGTATAAAAAATGCACCGTTTAAATTCTAAGTTTGCTTCTTTGTTTTAAAAAATCTCTTAAAGCCTGGTCTAAAGGTTCGTCAGTACAAATGGTTCGGTAGAAAATTCTTCTGTCGAGCATTTTAACTCTTGTTTCCTCTAAATAAGTAGCGAGTTTACTTTTATAATTCTGTCTGGCTTTTTCCTGGTCAATCTGAATGGTTTCGCCTGTTTCTAAGTCCTCAAAGGTGCTATAACCTTTAAAATCAAGATCGAGTTCATTTCTTGATACCACATGAAAAACAACAATTTCGTGTCGAAGTGTATTTAAAGTATCCAGCAACTTAATAATCTCTTCATCGCTCTGATAAAGGTCGGTCACAAAAATGAGCAGTTCACGTTTTTGAGTGCCAGCAAATAATTCTTTATAATGGATGGGTTTGGTAAAATTTCCTTCAGGATTAATTTGCTCCAACTGATAAAATAACCTGGCCAAGTGCTGGTAGTCCTGTTTGGCCGCCATAGAAAATATGCCAGAATTTTTCAGCACATATAAACCAATGGCATCGCCCTGTAAATTTGCGAGATAGGCCAGTGAGGCACCGAGATAGCGTGCATAATCTATTTTGGTAAAATCGCCATCGTTATGGTTCATTGAGGCACTGGCATCTATTAATATTCGAATGGCAATATTGGTTTCCACTTCCGATTCACGGATATAGTAGCGGTCGGAGCGGGCAAACATTTTCCAATCGAGCGCACGTAGATCATCACCAGGCTGGTAACTTCTGTATTGGCTAAACTCCAACCCTGGGCCTTTTACCGTACTTTTATTAATGCCGTTCATAAACCCGTCAACCGTCATTTTAGCTGATAAGGAGAGGTCTTTAATGGCCATCAATATTTTCGGATCCAGCAGTTTTTGCATTAAATATTCGCTTTTGGTTTCGAAATGGCTTTAATCAGTTCATCAGTTACTTTATCTGACGAAACATTTTCTGCTTCGGCTTTAAAATTCATTAATACCCGGTGGCGCAATACCGGGTAAGCCATGGCCTGTAAATCTTCCATGATCACCGCATATCTGCCTTTAAATAATGCTCTCGCTTTTGCCGTCAAAATCAGAGCTTGCCCGGCCCGCGGACCAGCGCCCCAACGGACCCATTCTTTTACGAAACTTACAGCCGTGGTATCTGGGCGGGTAGCGCGGATGATTTCGCTTACATAAGTAATCAAATCATCGCTGATGCTTACTTCGCGGGTAATGGCCTGTAATTCTTTAATTTCTTCGGCACCAATAATGGGATTGATAACTGCTTTTTTACTGCCCGTTGTACTGCTTAAAATCTGTGTTTCTTCAGCTGCGGTAGGGTAACCAATTTTGATATATAACAAGAAACGGTCTAACTGTGCTTCGGGTAGCGGGTAGGTTCCGGCCTGTTCAATAGGGTTTTGGGTAGCCAGGATAAAAAATGGCCGATCTAAAGGATAAGTTTGCCCGCCATAAGTTACTTCAAATTCCTGCATGGCCTCTAACAAAGCCGATTGGGTTTTTGGAGGTGTTCTGTTCACCTCGTCGGCCAGAATAATATTGGCAAATAATGGCCCTTTGTTAAATTTAAAGAAACGTTTTCCGGTTACATGGTCTTCCTCCAGTATTTCAGTACCAACAATATCAGTAGGCATTAAATCGGGCGTAAACTGGATTCTTCTGAAAGAAAGATCCAAAGCCTGCGACATGGTTCTCACCATTAAAGTTTTCGCTAAACCTGGTACACCTTCCAGTAAACAATGTCCGCCGGCCATTAATGCAATCAGCATTTCTTCGATGATCACATCTTGACCCACAATTACTTTCTGTATTTCGCTTTTTAACAGGGAGATCTTATCGATCAATATTTTTAGGTTGCTTTCTGAACGCTCCAAAACGGTTGATTTTTTAGTATAACGATATTGTGCTTCAATATAGCGCATATTGGCAGATAGTTTTTAGCCCAATGGAAAGAATATCAAAAAATTTACAAGATTTTTTGGATAAAAAACCTAAATAATAAAAAATGAAGGTAATTTTAGGCTGTGCGAAGAGCTAAATTTACATTTGCGAGGTTAAAGTATAATTCGGGCGACTGGGATACCGATCAGCGTATGCCTTCTAATCTGTTAAATTCTTTGTTGGAGTATACCACTATTCCGTTAGATGAAGAAGAGAAAATTGTAGAATTGAGCAGTCGAGATTTATTTAAATATCCTTTTTGTTATTTAAGTGGACACAAACTGGTTCAATTTACGCAACAAGAAGCCATAAATTTTAAAACCTACGTGCACAACGGGGGCTTTGTTTTTGTAGATGATTGCAACCACGATATTGATGGTTTATTTGCCCGCTCGTTCGAAACTCAGATGAGCAATTTATTTGGTCCACAGGCTTTGAAAAAAATACCTAATAACCATGGTATTTATAGTTCTTTCTTTAAGTTTGAGAAGGGACCGCCAACTACTTCTTTCGAGTTAAACGGTTGGGGTGA
The nucleotide sequence above comes from Pedobacter riviphilus. Encoded proteins:
- a CDS encoding DUF4175 family protein, translated to MLKAEGQNWISNLRKKWISFYLIGTVAIALAIALVLSAIAVYLFHFSPWLFALVFPVVLIILLFSKPIWKTTDHDVSRFVNNQYPEFEESADLLLKNEIELSMLQQLQRSKIENIIPNLPQPKEPAKKLYFGLIILLVGLLISIGISQISLHKSEPLNFHEKASQIPAIKENIPAEISDFSATIIPPAYTQKTERKQKQFTITAETGAKINWKIETNIGIKKLKIIFNDNEIVSLKALNASHTQWSYSKTVNKSGFYQLDLDGKKSDLYQIEIIPDLPVTIKITQPKQHTTIDIGQPQKINLNVSLTDDYGINDAFISATMASGKGEGVSFTEKKLSFNTNFDNKKSIALAKLIDLKSLGMKPGDELYFFIKAMDNHGQSSRSDVYFVSIVDTAELMSLAGMTNGVNLVPEYFRSERQIIIDTEKLLKEQSSLPAQTFKNRSNDLGIDQKLLRLRYGQFLGEENETEIGGDHDDHDEHAEHKGGDEKFGDVSTIMGKYAHKHDIAEDATFFEPEMKAQLKAVLTEMWNAELRLRTYKPQEALPYEYKALRLLKDLQQKSRAYVAKTTVKTAALKPEKRLSGELDKITQPVQKMSFEQKEKRTASLKAAIALLESRKTGKKFSEQDQSLLSETEKYMIGSAADHPSTYLSALSSLRKLSTTNKLMINDIDLVQRAIQKMISTEQAKPQIQSTNPAAALYQNYFNNLNKAGK
- a CDS encoding DUF4159 domain-containing protein; translation: MRRAKFTFARLKYNSGDWDTDQRMPSNLLNSLLEYTTIPLDEEEKIVELSSRDLFKYPFCYLSGHKLVQFTQQEAINFKTYVHNGGFVFVDDCNHDIDGLFARSFETQMSNLFGPQALKKIPNNHGIYSSFFKFEKGPPTTSFELNGWGDDLVHDYLKAITVNNRIGVLYSNKDYGCEWDYDFRNKRFLAEDNTKFGVNIILYAMGINS
- a CDS encoding BatA domain-containing protein gives rise to the protein MHFLYPIGLLALAGLIVPLIIHLWNVKLGKTIKVGSIALLGESSRASSKSFKINDWLLLLLRCLLLALLAFLLAQPYLKKIIPANSKNGWILADKATFQQVFNSNKKTIDSLLKKGYEIHDFNLGFAPLTLKDTADNHAKQTNSLSYTALLSAANHFVPAGATVYLFADHRLSRFGNELPTLNYKLNWIPLNQTDTLSSWIAEYAGKKYEAKSSPSNTTYQALNLGDEAPINIAIHQTSGTADGKYLIAALKAIGDFTKRKIVINPASGKVDIGFWLSGDAVATNFKSSIAPRGALFQYENGKVIVEPSFMNLDGHHIKLSKRITSTSQAEKIWTDGFGNAVLTNEKADALHIFHFYSRFNPQWNELVWDGVFVKAMMPIVIRVENSTDFGFEDNSADQRHLSARQKNAFQSNNAESTVRTTQNKALGTLFWIAALLIFVTERILSFRKKPNYVKS
- a CDS encoding DUF58 domain-containing protein — translated: MQKLLDPKILMAIKDLSLSAKMTVDGFMNGINKSTVKGPGLEFSQYRSYQPGDDLRALDWKMFARSDRYYIRESEVETNIAIRILIDASASMNHNDGDFTKIDYARYLGASLAYLANLQGDAIGLYVLKNSGIFSMAAKQDYQHLARLFYQLEQINPEGNFTKPIHYKELFAGTQKRELLIFVTDLYQSDEEIIKLLDTLNTLRHEIVVFHVVSRNELDLDFKGYSTFEDLETGETIQIDQEKARQNYKSKLATYLEETRVKMLDRRIFYRTICTDEPLDQALRDFLKQRSKLRI
- a CDS encoding TldD/PmbA family protein: MKRKDFLYLSGMGMGALLLPDLSAFGTPIDPLQALDGVDVKIKKELADVALNAAKSKGATYADIRIGRYLNQFVATREKRVQGVANTESYGVGIRVLANGCWGFAATNHVTKDAIAKAAEQAVAVAKANAKIQGEPIQLAPQKGYGEVSWKTPIEINAFEVPVKEKVDLLLNVNDVAMQNGANFINSVIFAVNEQKYFASTDGSYIDQDVHRIYPTFNVTKVDRESGKFKTRNALSAPSGKGYEYMHARPEDKVTGIVTRYKGRYDMLEDVKEAARVATEKVKAKSVEPGKYDLVLDPSHLWLTIHESVGHPTELDRVLGYEANYAGTSFLTLDKWESKKFKFGSDKVNIVADKTQVGSLGAVGYDDEGVKCKKWDLIKDGVLVSYQAIRDQAHIIGLTESNGCCYSQGWDDVQFQRMPNVSLQPGKEKLSVDDMIKNVEKGIYIIGDGSFSIDQQRYNFQFGGQIFYEIKEGKIVGMLNDVAYQANTQEFWNSCNAICDESDYRLGGSFNDGKGQPSQSSAVSHGSATTRFNGVNVINTARKI
- a CDS encoding AAA family ATPase yields the protein MRYIEAQYRYTKKSTVLERSESNLKILIDKISLLKSEIQKVIVGQDVIIEEMLIALMAGGHCLLEGVPGLAKTLMVRTMSQALDLSFRRIQFTPDLMPTDIVGTEILEEDHVTGKRFFKFNKGPLFANIILADEVNRTPPKTQSALLEAMQEFEVTYGGQTYPLDRPFFILATQNPIEQAGTYPLPEAQLDRFLLYIKIGYPTAAEETQILSSTTGSKKAVINPIIGAEEIKELQAITREVSISDDLITYVSEIIRATRPDTTAVSFVKEWVRWGAGPRAGQALILTAKARALFKGRYAVIMEDLQAMAYPVLRHRVLMNFKAEAENVSSDKVTDELIKAISKPKANI